One window of Vanessa cardui chromosome 5, ilVanCard2.1, whole genome shotgun sequence genomic DNA carries:
- the LOC124530126 gene encoding uncharacterized protein LOC124530126 has product MSGEGERVSRPNSLVLEVPAPEREPLRFDVQLVGAPPEVEQLVNNIKQVAEDFLYHWKTFPIVLPQSRFAGPGNRPSDIIIAPPCDELEAAALDAGIEPHPLSPKQLHSIREKGEFEVPSRQFPGQTHVWRVAGWLQRGSARAREELYCHVARAIALVVVVSRDRLLRDEPLSLIAGAKAFMEGLHRLMDIIFGMPSLEARDLEKKIREERSRYLVAELICKPEDQEDIAALAAWVTREMRPNKMRDARGDPRNAPRVPYLYTTPQRTQVDLRLFRRKLLRRAAPSLQTILDRESRGWFLHFRERRAALLASQKMPMKDIEEEVSSAAMREYVSRVCNAVLSCEQLAALGPAVPELLASQLRAAVIVNRAEEGVRRKLEAGLASAEARIRAAHPVLSRADAWRRERLARAAHALRSELRWAALEDAAAAMQAHKLSQHRYFLLRDLAFLRDREPLLMKELRAAKTPTREFSWATYIWRPRNWKVFREFRGRTERIPTVISSRATNIVTPRSDPSQPVFSVRLEKVRVSTTRWPAWRILNFAHRTWSWSWNLMFVLGVLVPWCSRVSLRTLLCVKPFVPDLEQSQVNGTLFPKRSSEKQTMWSLLLKLWRHVSKERTRFETEPDTGLLGKGLSRQANRLWNYGVIGGLGSLALLLVFPLLALAASALSLIAAASVPLWLPVVALALHAGCALLYDLDCPDPARLNRFFVLFEVLVWRIGILGLLQPIIAFVVAIFLCPLAALVLLVGGLGWWVLRGAWEAVAWRALIVRAARVPAHDSRFCRRVAGPALHSHASYQITAAQALAAVCARAELDILAAWATDIEIAIERPLRDYEHFVDACFGPFSVQIAKTGSYKQVEKECGELVWSVREKLAARRRDLALPLTDAARARVRMLPQDLRKAVHASAAELSRQWGEAARADEWWAARGLEPNDWHALAANTLVEVFDAEVLVALEESEARVALETGVCAGAARWRDLTARSPAPPDVLAERDDWRPAPGVWGEWSGTPAPRVPPPALDVSAFSPRAAHLPPLPVTPAVALVLHNRESDNPVPLDSELCMEILKRLDDTPDRDDVRDEVERYRGGGSEATSETSGSDTPDDDAARAAPPAATPDSALCRISPTTERAACRWTLTGRGVRLRADLASPEDVTLDIDRHVGTSV; this is encoded by the exons ATGTCTGGAGAGGGCGAACGCGTATCTCGTCCCAACTCCTTGGTGCTCGAGGTGCCGGCGCCTGAACGTGAGCCGCTGCGCTTCGATGTGCAGCTCGTCGGAGCTCCTCCAGAGGTCGAGCAGCTTGTTAATAACATCAAACAAGTCGCTGAAGACTTCCTTTATCATTGGAAAACATTTCCCATTG TGCTTCCTCAGTCAAGATTCGCGGGTCCGGGTAATCGTCCCTCGGATATTATAATTGCGCCGCCATGCGACGAACTTGAGGCCGCTGCACTTGACGCGGGCATCGAACCCCACCCCCTCTCGCCGAAACAGCTGCACTCAATACGAGAAAAAGG GGAATTCGAGGTGCCGTCTCGACAATTCCCTGGGCAGACGCACGTATGGCGAGTAGCTGGGTGGCTCCAGCGAGGCAGTGCGAGGGCACGGGAAGAGCTCTACTGTCACGTAGCGAGGGCCATCGCCCTCGTCGTAGTTGTTTCCAGGGACAGATTGTTAAGAGATGAACCTCTCTCGCTGATCGCGGGGGCGAAAGCGTTCATGGAAGGTTTGCATAG GTTAATGGATATCATCTTCGGAATGCCGTCCCTCGAAGCGCGTGACCTTGAAAAGAAGATACGCGAGGAGCGTTCGCGTTATCTCGTGGCCGAACTTATTTGTAAG CCTGAAGATCAAGAAGACATAGCAGCTTTAGCGGCGTGGGTGACGCGAGAGATGCGACCTAACAAGATGAGAGACGCCAGAGGTGACCCACGCAATGCCCCACGAGTGCCCTACCTCTACACCACCCCACAAAGGACGCAG GTTGATCTTCGACTATTCAGACGGAAGTTATTGCGTAGAGCAGCACCATCTCTTCAAACGATTCTGGACAGAGAGTCTCGTGGTTGGTTTTTACATTTTCGTGAACGGAGAGCGGCGCTTCTGGCGAGTCAGAAGATGCCAATGAAGGACATAGAAGAG GAAGTGAGCTCGGCCGCTATGCGAGAATACGTCTCGCGCGTGTGCAATGCTGTGCTGAGCTGCGAGCAGCTCGCTGCGCTGGGGCCCGCCGTGCCCGAGCTGCTCGCCTCGCAGCTGCGGGCCGCCGTCATCGTCAACAG GGCCGAGGAGGGCGTGCGGCGGAAGCTGGAGGCGGGGCTGGCGTCGGCGGAGGCGCGCATCCGCGCCGCGCACCCGGTGCTGTCGCGCGCGGACGCGTGGCGGCGCGAGCGGCTGGCGCGCGCGGCGCACGCGCTGCGCAGCGAGCTGCGCTGGGCCGCGCTCGAGGACGCCGCCGCCGCCATGCAGGCGCACAAGCTGTCGCAGCACCGCTACTTCCTGCTACGCGACCTCGCCTTCCTGCGCGACCGCGAGCCGCTGCTCATGAAG GAGCTGCGCGCGGCGAAGACGCCGACGCGCGAGTTCTCGTGGGCGACGTACATCTGGCGGCCGCGCAACTGGAAGGTGTTCCGCGAGTTCCGCGGCCGCACGGAGCGCATCCCCACCGTGATCAGCTCGCGCGCCACCAACATCGTCACGCCGCGCTCCGACCCCTCGCAGCCCGTGTTCAGCGTCCGCCTGGAGAAGGTGCGCGTCAGCACCACGCGCTGGCCCGCCTGGCGGATACTCAACTTCGCTCATAG GACGTGGTCGTGGTCGTGGAACCTGATGTTCGTGCTGGGCGTGCTGGTGCCGTGGTGCTCGCGCGTGTCGCTGCGCACCCTGCTCTGCGTCAAGCCCTTCGTGCCCGACCTTGAGCAGTCGCAG GTGAACGGTACCCTGTTTCCAAAACGGAGCAGTGAAAAACAAACGATGTGGTCGCTGCTGTTGAAACTCTGGCGCCATGTGTCGAAGGAACGGACGCGATTCGAAACTGAACCCGACACAG GACTCCTTGGCAAAGGGCTCAGCAGGCAAGCAAATAGGTTATGGAACTACGGTGTAATCGGCGGACTAGGCTCCTTGGCGCTACTGCTGGTGTTCCCGCTGTTAGCGCTGGCGGCCAGCGCGCTGTCGCTGATCGCAGCAGCCAGCGTGCCGCTGTGGTTGCCGGTAGTGGCCCTGGCCCTTCACGCCGGCTGCGCGCTGCTCTATGACCTGGACTGTCCTGATCCCGCTAGGCTCAAtag ATTCTTCGTTCTATTCGAAGTGCTGGTCTGGCGAATCGGAATACTGGGCCTGCTCCAGCCGATCATCGCGTTCGTGGTCGCCATCTTCCTGTGCCCGCTCGCCGCCCTCGTTCTGCTCGTGG GCGGGCTGGGCTGGTGGGTGCTGCGCGGCGCGTGGGAGGCGGTGGCGTGGCGGGCGCTCATCGTGCGCGCGGCGCGCGTGCCGGCGCACGACTCGCGCTTCTGCCGGCGCGTGGCCGGGCCCGCGCTGCACTCGCACGCCTCCTACCAGATCAC AGCGGCGCAGGCATTAGCGGCGGTGTGCGCGCGCGCAGAACTAGACATCCTCGCCGCGTGGGCGACGGACATCGAGATCGCCATCGAGAGACCCCTACGAGATTATGAACACTTCGTGGATGCATGCTTTGGACCTTTCTCCGTCCAAATTGCTAAG ACCGGGTCGTACAAGCAAGTGGAGAAGGAGTGCGGCGAGCTGGTGTGGTCGGTGCGCGAGAAGCTGGCGGCGCGGCGGCGAGACCTGGCGCTGCCGCTCACGgacgcggcgcgcgcgcgcgtgCGCATGCTGCCGCAAGACTTGCGA AAGGCGGTGCACGCGAGCGCGGCCGAGCTGTCGCGGCAGTGGGGCGAGGCGGCGCGCGCGGACGAGTGGTGGGCGGCGCGCGGCctcgagcccaacgactggcaCGCGCTCGCCGCCAACACGCTCGTCGAG GTATTCGACGCGGAGGTTCTGGTGGCGCTGGAGGAGAGCGAGGCGCGCGTGGCGCTGGAGACGGGCGTgtgcgcgggcgcggcgcgctgGCGGGACCTCACGGCGCGCAGCCCCGCGCCGCCCGACGTGCTCGCCGAGCGCGACGACTGGCGCCCCGCGCCCG GCGTGTGGGGCGAGTGGAGCGGCACGCCGGCGCCGCGCGTGCCGCCGCCCGCGCTGGACGTGTCGGCCTTCAGCCCGCGCGCCGCGCACCTGCCGCCGCTGCCCGTCACGCCCGCCGTCGCGCTCGTGCTGCACAACCG AGAATCCGATAACCCCGTGCCGCTGGATTCAGAACTTTGTATGGAAATACTCAAACGCCTGGATGATACGCCGGACCGGGATGACGTCAGAg ATGAGGTGGAGAGATACCGGGGCGGCGGCAGCGAGGCGACGAGCGAGACGAGCGGCTCCGACACGCCCGACGACGACGCGGCGCGCGCGGCCCCGCCCGCCGCCACGCCCGACTCCGCGCTCTGCCG AATATCCCCAACGACGGAAAGGGCCGCTTGTAGGTGGACTCTGACTGGTCGAGGGGTTCGTTTAAGGGCGGATCTGGCGAGCCCAGAAGACGTCACTCTCGACATAGACCGACATGTTGGAACTTCGGTCTGA
- the LOC124529840 gene encoding cyclin-dependent kinase 2-associated protein 1-like, which produces MEAMDIQAVESKLSDVTVTAIPMSGKNSHKDITLGGNSHATISTVPASSPSSVGKDKDNGMSKYAQLLAVIEEMGKEVRPSYSGSRSSAERLKRGIVHARILVRECLIETERSARQ; this is translated from the coding sequence ATGGAGGCGATGGATATTCAAGCTGTAGAATCTAAATTGAGTGATGTGACAGTAACAGCGATACCCATGAGCGGCAAAAACAGCCACAAGGATATTACATTAGGTGGTAACAGTCATGCAACAATATCAACTGTCCCTGCTTCATCACCTTCATCAGTTGGGAAAGACAAGGATAACGGTATGTCTAAATATGCTCAACTTTTAGCTGTCATAGAAGAGATGGGTAAAGAAGTCAGACCTAGCTATTCAGGAAGCCGTAGCTCAGCTGAACGACTGAAACGTGGTATTGTTCACGCTCGCATACTTGTCAGAGAATGTCTCATAGAAACCGAAAGGTCTGCGCGgcagtaa
- the LOC124529928 gene encoding diphthine methyltransferase, protein MAVTWNTKWKWNTGYSADSVEWCPVERFEHVLVCGTYQLEKKDEGASSADQPKQKRLGRIYLFSINDETTHLSPIQEVDTAGILDQKWCYHTIKDYPVLAVVTSEGLIQLYRLLEENGTLNLQFWIETTVGREALALSVDWSSNKSFAQEPNLVISDSSGTITVLQIVGDCLQKIGQWKSHSFEAWIAAYNYWNTDLFYSGGDDCLLKSYDIRIPEAVVINRSHEAGVTSIRNNVEVENQLITGSYDEKVRLWDLRQLKRCISETDVNGGVWRLKWHPFDKSIILAACMYGGFRILRIEENISVISDYLEHESISYGADWKFDNSLSLIATCSFYDCSLHISELKVKNHPLV, encoded by the exons ATGGCGGTTACATGGAATACTAAGTGGAAGTGGAATACGGGGTACAGCGCCGACTCTGTTGAATGGTGCCCTGTGGAACGCTTCGAACATGTGCTGGTATGCGGGACTTATCAATTGGAGAAGAAAGATGAAG GTGCAAGTTCTGCTGACCAGCCTAAGCAGAAACGACTGGGACGAATATACCTTTTCTCTATTAATGACGAGACAACTCATTTATCTCCCATACAAGAAGTAGATACAGCTGGTATTCTTGATCAGAAGTGGTGCTATCATACGATAAAAGACTATCCGGTTCTAGCAGTTGTGACATCAGAAGGGTTAATACAACTTTACCGATTGCTAGAAGAAAACGGTACACTAAACTTACAGTTTTGGATAGAAACCACAGTCGGTAGAGAGGCGTTGGCGCTGTCTGTTGATTGGTCGTCAAATAAATCATTTGCGCAGGAACCTAATCTCGTCATTAGTGACTCGTCGGGTACCATTACAGTTTTGCAGATAGTGGGCGATTGTTTACAGAAGATCGGACAATGGAAATCACATTCATTTGAAGCCTGGATAGCGGCATATAACTATTGGAATACAGATTTGTTTTATTCAG gTGGTGatgattgtttattaaaaagctACGATATAAGAATACCAGAAGCAGTTGTAATAAACCGCAGCCATGAGGCAGGAGTTACTAGCATTAGAAATAATGTAGAAGTTGAAAATCAGCTTATAACTGGAAG ttacgACGAAAAGGTTCGCCTATGGGATCTAAGACAACTAAAACGCTGCATCAGCGAAACGGATGTGAATGGTGGTGTTTGGCGCTTAAAGTGGCATCCATTTGACAAAAGCATAATTTTAGCGGCTTGTATGTATGGAGGTTTTCGCATTCTTCGGATTGAAGAAAATATTAGCGTTATTTCCGATTATTTGGAACACGAGAGCATATCGTATGGAGCTGACTGGAAATTTGATAATAGCTTGTCTTTAATCGCAACTTGCTCTTTTTACGATTGCAGTTTACATATAAGTGAATTAAAGGTAAAAAATCATcctttagtttaa